The DNA region GCCCGGGGCAGGGCAGGCCTTGGGCCCTCTCCTGTGCCCGGCTGGGGCTCTGGCCCTGGGGGGCAGCGGGAGCCACCTTGGCCTTGCGTGGTGAGGGCCTGGCCACGGGGCCACCAAGGCAGAGCAAGGCGCACTCGGGTGGCCCTGGGCACCGCAGCTGGCAGGATGGGGACCTGCTGGTACGGGTCGGGGGCTCCGACCATGCCCCGgtgcctctgtgtcctcctcctggGGAGAAATCCTGTCACCTGTCCTTGGCCCCAGAAGTCCTTGGAGCCCAGGAGGCAGCTGGCAGAGACCAACTGCTCACGTCCTGCCTCCTCTGGGGACCACGCGGGTGGCTCCCAGCCCGAGCTTCGGCTGTCCCTTCTCCCTATGGAGGACAAGAGGCCTGCGTGGGACAGGGTGGGCGGAGGTGGCTCTGGGGTGGGAAATGGACGCCCGGCCTCCCTCCTCAGGCGGCTGGTGAGCCTCAGGCTGCGGTGGGTCTATGGTGTGGCCCACAGAAGGGCCGGGGGTCGCTCAGGACAGTGGCCGATCGCAAGATCT from Ictidomys tridecemlineatus isolate mIctTri1 chromosome 5, mIctTri1.hap1, whole genome shotgun sequence includes:
- the LOC144378102 gene encoding uncharacterized protein LOC144378102; protein product: MASAGARGSGARQSLRTLVCPGQGRPWALSCARLGLWPWGAAGATLALRGEGLATGPPRQSKAHSGGPGHRSWQDGDLLVRVGGSDHAPVPLCPPPGEKSCHLSLAPEVLGAQEAAGRDQLLTSCLLWGPRGWLPARASAVPSPYGGQEACVGQGGRRWLWGGKWTPGLPPQAAGEPQAAVGLWCGPQKGRGSLRTVADRKICAWIPTLPSHWDRRGAGDREGHAAHPRQGAPLPGTLCRLRGQRPAPSAGTALPRSPCRSWLLPTPGPLLQQRAPLLPPASHVPIPVITTEVVPGAESGPRLTHRPRGLWLSVDCEFIQVLGMEPRGA